The following are from one region of the Chanos chanos chromosome 10, fChaCha1.1, whole genome shotgun sequence genome:
- the LOC115822643 gene encoding collagen alpha-3(VI) chain yields the protein MPELHLLLQAAIGPASRCGRPNQSSAVSCLGLLRTMRKNRLLPLCTLFGVLLCGLTPELHAQPAPESADLILLIDGSENVGAANFPSIRDLALRVVEGLAVDRDTIRVALLLYGADPQIQFYLNSYDNKEAVLSAIGRLNFPGGYESNLGSALEEVSESLTGPEAGGRAEEGVPQILVIISAGQSTDDVGPGERAIKQANIYTFGVAIGETPRVQLEAIASDKSFVLSAPDATTVATMGNQLLPYILGVAQRTIVLETEFTEALAVGKRDIVFLIDSTMGATLVNAVREFIKRFIDSMPIGPDEVQVGVAMFSNTPRTEIDLNSYSSKDALSSALARIKPKPSPDVNIGAALDFVRTNMLTPDKGSRMHDGVPQLVLLIASKKSKDSVQQPAEALQRMGVLTLAAGSRAAEEAELKQIAFDESLVYMLKDFRILLRNPKLLVSPLSTLSGVVVTEGPTDPVVEIVTVPAQKIVRDIVFLVDGSDYVGSANMPAVQNFISSIVNRLDVRPERVRIGLLQFAEGQRTEFYLNSYNSKQDVLSSVASLRPMGGRALNVGAALEFALSNHFQTNAGSRKTQGVQQVLVLITGGPSQDEFKTAADNIAVAGVVTFAVGVGAVDEVDLRTIAFVPNLAYYTRSFGDLQTIAEQEEFLSLLITVVGDTENTSPPEPTTGQRDVAFLIDGSDDIRADFPYVRDFILKVITPLDIGIDKVRIAVVQHSDRPSPNFYLNTYQTKDEVMRAVSGLSPAGGRTLNTGAALTFMKNTIMTPARGSRAPENVPQFLIVLTGGRSRDSVKEPAGALKTDGVVPFGVGVKNADPKQIAAISHNPSFAFTVKEFSELGTVQEKLNSYVSLPQKDLVVFLEQAHDIAKDVVFLLDDSEGTRDGFQAVVDFVQRVVEELNVEESKDRVSVVQYSDDAKVNFYLNSHSRKDAVLNAIKGLRHKGGSASNTGAALQFLRHNVFTSSSGSRRLQGVPQILILLSSRPSSDEVKGPAMTLKDLEIVSVTVGIGNTDATELITISSNPSFTYQVAGFNDLSIIKPQLVTTLKRVSKNADEFETTEISDPIGSIKRDIVFLLDGSDDSRNGFPAIREFIRRMVEGLDVGEDKVRVAVIQYSEDTVTHFQLNTYSNKKPLIHAVRSLTSKGGKILNTGAALQYVRDSVFTSASGSRYQEGVPQLLILMTGRASDDDVAGPAEGLKTRGILSFAIGMKNAIERELNIELDATQRDIVFLLDGSDSTRDGFPAIQQFVQNVVETLNVGQSKDRVSVVQYSSQPEVSFLLSTHSTKQDVLNSVMSLQHQGGAPLNTGAALDYVKNNVFITSSGSRHNEGVPQILVVVAGGRSQDDVRGPSLALKQNNIVPFTVGTQNADIIQLQMIAHTPSDTFIIPQFDDLQSIRQRLVSYVKRVPRQPKRHQSTVTDFRALENMYDKVTSAVAVGQEISVESPSVVQRLSPKRDIVFLIDGSDDARNRFTAIRDFVASLVEALDVGQGKDQIALVQFSNSAVDDFKLNTHTSTTDVVNAIRRLRPKGGRPQYIGRALQFVKDNVLSPVGGGRQEEGANQIVVLLSSGRSRDSPRGPASLLKNMGVKIFSIGSRLTDPVEMEAISSQADYAYSLSDFMNLKNIKQSLITKIAHMKLQEETTSGGKEYQLAIFVT from the exons GTGTCTTGTCTGGGGCTTTTGAGGACAATGAGGAAAAATCGACTGTTACCACTCTGCACCCTCTTTGGAGTGCTGCTCTGTGGGCTGACTCCAGAGCTCCATGCTCAGCCAG CACCAGAATCAGCTGACCTAATACTCTTAATTGATGGATCAGAGAACGTGGGAGCCGCCAACTTCCCTAGCATCCGTGATCTCGCTCTCAGAGTGGTCGAAGGGCTTGCTGTTGACAGGGATACTATCCGCGTGGCCCTGCTACTCTATGGTGCCGACCCCCAAATTCAGTTCTATCTAAATAGCTATGACAACAAAGAAGCCGTCCTGAGTGCAATCGGGAGGCTTAACTTCCCAGGTGGATATGAGTCAAATCTGGGTAGTGCCCTGGAGGAGGTGAGCGAAAGCCTCACTGGTCCAGAGGCAGGGGGCAGGGCGGAGGAGGGCGTGCCCCAGATCCTGGTGATAATCAGTGCGGGGCAGTCCACTGATGATGTCGGTCCAGGGGAAAGAGCGATAAAACaggcaaatatttacacatttggTGTCGCCATTGGCGAGACACCACGAGTCCAGCTGGAAGCTATCGCCTCCGACAAAAGCTTTGTTCTGTCGGCCCCAGACGCAACAACTGTGGCAACCATGGGCAATCAACTGTTGCCCTACATTTTGGGGGTCGCCCAGCGCACCATTGTGTTAGAGACTGAATTCACAGAAG CCTTGGCCGTTGGGAAGAGAGACATTGTCTTTCTAATTGATAGCACCATGGGAGCAACTTTAGTCAATGCAGTGCGAGAATTCATCAAGAGGTTCATTGATTCCATGCCAATTGGACCTGATGAGGTGCAAGTTGGCGTGGCAATGTTTTCTAATACGCCTCGCACGGAGATCGACCTGAACAGCTACAGCTCCAAAGATGCTCTTAGTTCAGCACTGGCTAGAATCAAGCCAAAACCTTCCCCAGACGTAAACATCGGGGCTGCTCTTGACTTTGTGAGGACCAACATGCTCACGCCTGACAAGGGAAGCAGGATGCATGATGGCGTGCCCCAGCTCGTGCTGCTGATCGCCAGTAAAAAGTCTAAAGACAGCGTTCAACAGCCGGCCGAGGCGCTTCAGCGAATGGGTGTCTTGACCTTAGCCGCTGGCTCCAGGGCGGCTGAAGAGGCAGAGCTGAAGCAGATAGCCTTTGATGAGAGCCTGGTCTACATGTTAAAGGACTTCCGGATACTACTTCGGAACCCGAAACTGTTAGTCTCTCCGCTGTCTACGCTATCCGGTGTCGTAGTGACGGAAGGACCAACAGACCCAG tggTTGAAATTGTAACAGTCCCAGCCCAGAAAATAGTAAGAGACATTGTTTTCCTTGTGGATGGATCAGACTATGTGGGCAGTGCCAACATGCCTGCTGTGCAGAATTTCATCTCCAGCATAGTGAACCGTCTAGATGTCCGTCCTGAGCGAGTGCGCATCGGCCTCTTACAGTTTGCTGAGGGACAACGGACAGAGTTCTACCTAAATTCCTACAACAGTAAGCAAGATGTGCTCTCCAGTGTTGCAAGCCTGCGTCCAATGGGTGGAAGAGCGCTGAACGTTGGTGCAGCTTTGGAGTTTGCCTTGTCCAACCATTTCCAGACCAATGCTGGGTCTCGCAAGACGCAGGGTGTGCAGCAAGTCCTAGTTTTGATTACTGGAGGTCCATCACAGGATGAGTTCAAGACAGCTGCAGACAACATTGCTGTGGCAGGAGTCGTGACCTTTGCTGTTGGAGTTGGTGCAGTTGATGAAGTCGATCTAAGGACAATTGCTTTTGTCCCTAATTTGGCATACTACACAAGAAGCTTTGGTGACCTCCAAACCATTGCTGAACAAGAGGAGTTCTTGTCGCTACTGATTACTGTTGTTGgggacacagaaaacacatctccGCCAG aACCCACCACCGGTCAGAGAGATGTTGCCTTCTTGATTGATGGCTCGGATGATATCCGAGCAGATTTTCCCTATGTCCGTGACTTCATCCTAAAAGTTATCACGCCCCTTGACATTGGCATCGACAAAGTGCGGATTGCAGTTGTCCAGCACAGTGACAGGCCCTCACCTAACTTCTATCTGAACACTTACCAGACCAAAGATGAAGTAATGAGGGCTGTCAGTGGGCTAAGTCCTGCTGGAGGAAGGACACTTAACACCGGAGCTGCTTTAACATTCATGAAAAATACCATTATGACACCTGCTCGAGGTAGCAGAGCACCTGAAAATGTCCCACAGTTTTTGATTGTTCTGACTGGGGGAAGATCCAGAGATAGTGTGAAAGAACCTGCTGGTGCACTAAAGACAGATGGAGTGGTACCCTTTGGTGTTGGAGTGAAGAATGCAGACCCTAAGCAGATTGCAGCCATTTCTCACAATCCATCCTTTGCTTTCACCGTTAAAGAGTTCAGCGAACTCGGCACAGTCCAAGAGAAGCTCAACAGCTATGTGAGTCTGCCCCAGAAGGATTTGGTGGTATTTCTGGAGCAAG CTCATGACATTGCAAAAGATGTGGTATTCCTGCTGGATGATTCTGAAGGGACTAGAGATGGATTCCAAGCAGTGGTTGATTTTGTTCAGAGAGTAGTGGAGGAACTCAATGTGGAGGAGAGCAAAGACAGAGTATCTGTGGTCCAGTACAGTGATGATGCAAAAGTGAATTTCTATCTTAACTCACATTCAAGAAAGGATGCTGTTCTAAATGCTATAAAGGGTTTGAGACACAAAGGTGGAAGTGCCTCTAATACTGGTGCAGCTCTCCAGTTTTTGAGGCACAATGTATTTACATCTTCTTCTGGAAGTAGACGCCTACAGGGTGTCCCTCAAATACTGATTCTACTGAGCAGTAGACCATCCAGTGATGAAGTGAAAGGCCCAGCAATGACTCTCAAGGATCTCGAGATTGTGTCAGTGACTGTTGGAATTGGCAATACAGATGCCACTGAGTTGATCACAATTTCATCCAATCCCAGTTTTACATACCAGGTCGCTGGGTTTAATGACCTGTCCATTATCAAACCCCAGCTTGTTACCACGCTAAAGAGGGTTTCAAAAAATGCGGATGAATTTGAAACCACAGAAATATCTGATCCAATAG GAAGTATCAAACGGGATATAGTTTTTCTCCTTGATGGTTCGGATGACTCCAGAAATGGATTCCCTGCCATCCGAGAGTTTATTCGAAGAATGGTTGAAGGCCTTGACGTTGGCGAGGACAAAGTGCGAGTTGCTGTCATACAGTACAGTGAGGATACGGTCACACACTTTCAGTTGAACACATATAGCAACAAGAAGCCTTTAATACATGCTGTAAGAAGCCTGACATCCAAAGGAGGAAAAATCTTGAACACTGGGGCAGCACTGCAGTATGTCAGGGACAGTGTCTTCACTTCTGCTTCTGGCAGTAGATACCAAGAAGGTGTTCCTCAGCTGTTGATATTAATGACTGGTAGAGCATCTGATGATGATGTAGCAGGTCCTGCTGAAGGTCTGAAAACACGTGGAATTCTCTCCTTCGCCATTGGGATGAAGAATGCTATAGAGCGGGAACTCAACA TTGAATTAGACGCAACCCAAAGAGACATTGTCTTTCTGCTGGATGGGTCTGACAGCACTAGGGATGGATTCCCTGCCATACAACAATTTGTTCAAAATGTTGTGGAGACACTCAATGTGGGGCAGAGCAAAGACCGAGTTTCTGTGGTCCAGTACAGCAGTCAGCCAGAGGTTTCCTTTCTCCTGAGTACACATTCCACAAAGCAAGATGTCCTCAATTCAGTTATGAGTTTGCAGCACCAAGGTGGAGCACCCCTCAACACAGGGGCAGCTCTTGACTATGTTAAAAACAACGTCTTCATAACTTCCTCTGGAAGTAGGCACAACGAAGGTGTCCCTCAGATTCTTGTTGTGGTGGCGGGTGGAAGGTCCCAGGATGATGTCAGAGGTCCCTCTCTTGCTCTTAAACAGAACAATATTGTACCATTCACTGTTGGGACACAAAATGCAGACATTATTCAGCTCCAAATGATTGCACACACTCCAAGCGATACCTTTATTATTCCTCAATTTGATGACCTTCAAAGCATCCGGCAGAGACTTGTATCTTATGTTAAAAGAGTGCCAAGACAACCGAAAAGGCATCAATCAACCGTAACGG ACTTTCGAGCTCTTGAAAACATGTATGATAAAGTGACCTCTGCAGTGGCAGTGGGTCAGGAAATCTCAGTGGAGTCTCCATCTGTGG TCCAACGTCTTAGTCCAAAAAGAGACATCGTGTTCCTCATTGATGGATCTGATGATGCTAGAAACAGATTCACAGCTATTCGGGATTTTGTCGCCAGTTTAGTGGAAGCACTTGATGTGGGCCAAGGAAAAGATCAAATAGCTCTTGTTCAGTTTAGCAACAGTGCTGTGGACGATTTCAAACTCAACACTCATACATCAACCACCGATGTTGTTAATGCCATAAGAAGGCTCAGACCCAAGGGTGGGCGACCACAGTATATTGGCAGAGCCCTCCAGTTTGTGAAGGATAATGTGCTCAGTCCTGTTGGTGGAGGTCGCCAAGAGGAAGGTGCCAACCAGATAGTTGTACTTCTGTCCAGTGGCAGATCTAGAGACTCTCCACGTGGTCCGGCTAGCTTACTAAAAAATATGGGGGTAAAGATCTTTTCTATTGGCTCAAGACTGACAGATCCCGTAGAAATGGAGGCCATCTCATCACAAGCAGATTATGCATATTCTCTTTCTGACTTTATGAACCTGAAAAACATTAAGCAGAGCTTAATAACAAAGATTGCACATATGAAGCTCCAAGAGGAGACCACAAGTGGTGGTAAGGAATATCAATTAGCCATATTTGTAACATAG